The genomic stretch AACCAGTGTTTTATTGTTAGTCTATTAAATTACTTGTTTCACGTGAAACATACCTTGTTTCACCGCCCCAGCAGAACTAGTAGGACGTTGATGTCGCTAGGAGAGATACCCGGTATGCGGCTGGCTTGGGCCAATGTTTCGGGATCTATCTTCATCAGTTTCTGCCGGGCTTCGGTAGAGAGCGAATTCAATGAGTTGTAGTCGAACTTGCCTTTGATGCGGATGGCTTCCAAGCGATGTATCTTTTCTGCGATCATTCGCTCTCGGTCAATGTATCCCTGATATTTGATCAGTACTTCGGCGGCTTCAATCACTTCTTCTTTACGGTCGGTAATTTGGTCCAGCATGGCTTTGAAAGCCGGAATGTGCCCGGCTATATTTTCGATGGTAATCTGCGGACGGTTCAGCAGGTCGATTAGTTTGCAGCCGTGTGTCAGACGGGCAGTACCCAAACTTTCCAAAGCATCATTGATTAATGCGGCTTTAATGGAGAAGGTCTTGGCAAAGTCGATGATTTGGTTCACGGCTTCCCGTTTGCTGCAAAGATGTTCGTAACGGTCTTGTTTTACCAGACCTAGTTTGTAGGCACGTTCAGTGAGGCGCATATCTGCATCGTCTTGTCGGAGCAGGATGCGGTATTCGGCACGGGAGGTGAACATACGATAAGGTTCGTCCACACCTTTTGTAACCAGATCGTCAATCAAGACACCGATGTAGGCCTCGTCCCGTCCCAGTGTGAACGGCTCGCCACCGTGGCAGTTGATGTGTGCGTTGATACCGGCAATGATTCCCTGTCCGCCTGCTTCTTCGTAACCGGTGGTCCCGTTTACTTGTCCGGCAAGGAACAGGTTCTTTATTATTTTCGATTCCAACGTATGTTTCAGTTGGGTGGGGTCGAAGTAATCGTATTCGATAGCGTATCCCGGACGATAAACTACCAAGTCCTTAAATGCGGGTACTTTCTTCAATGCCGCCAACTGTATGTCCATGGGCAGTGAAGAAGAGAACCCGTTCAGGTAAAGTTCTTGTGTGGTTTCTCCTTCGGGTTCCAGGAAAAGCTGATGTTGCGGCTTGTCGGGGAAGGTTACGATTTTGGTTTCTATGCTGGGACAATAACGCGGTCCGATGCTTTGGATTTGTCCGTTGAAAAGGGGAGAGTCGGGCAGACCTTTGCGCAGTACCTCGTGCACCTCTTCGTTGGTAAAGCAGGTCCAGCATTGCAGTTGTTTCAGCTTGCGCGGTTCGCTCATGAACGAAAAGCGGTGGAAGTCGTTTTCTCCGTCCTGTGTTTCCATCAGCTCATAGTGTACGCTGCGTCCGTCTATGCGGACAGGCGTACCGGTCTTCATACGTCCGGCAGTGATTCCGTGGTGGGTGATTGATTCGGTCAGATGGTAGGAAGCTGGTTCGGCCATGCGTCCTCCTGCCAGTTGTTTATGCCCGATGTGCATCAGTCCGTTCAGGAAGGTTCCTGCGGTGAGCACGATACATTTTGCATGGAAAGTCACTCCCCAGCAAGTCATGACTCCGGTCGCTTCACCGTTTTCCACGATTAGTTCTTCTACAGTATCTTGCCAAATGTGCAGATTGGGAGTGTTCTCCAGAATCTCGCGCCATGCCCAGATAAACTTGCCGCGGTCACACTGGGCACGGGGGCTCCACATAGCGGGACCTTTGGAACGGTTGAGCATACGGAACTGTATGGCTGTACGGTCTGTAACCAGTCCCATATAGCCACCTAATGCGTCTATCTCTCTTACGATTTGTCCCTTGGCAATTCCACCTACGGCAGGGTTACAACTCATTTGCCCGATTTTGTTCATATCCATGGTAATCAGGCAGGTCTTCGAACCCATGTTGGCTGCGGCCGCAGCTGCCTCACAGCCTGCGTGTCCGGCGCCTATTACAATAACGTCGTACTTAAAATCCATTGATTTATTTCTTTTTACCGATTGCAAAATTACGAATTTTACTCTGTAAAGCGGTGATAATACGGCTAAAAAGAATGTGTGGCGACAGAAATCTGCTTCTGCCGCCACATCATACAAACACTATTTCTAAAGTAAACTATTTCCTGTTATTTCTTGTCCGGAGCAGGAGGGGTGTCGGACGGGCGTTTCTTTCCGTCCTTGTCTACCGGTTTAAACTCCTCTTTCTCCGGTTCATTCTGTGCGTTTTCTTTCGAGGAAGGATTGACAATGTTCTGATAGGTATCATGAATGGGAAGTTTGTCTAGGATACCCAGTGCAGGAGCTACTTTGCTGACGACGTTCTGCAAGAAATTAGATGTCGTGCCGTTGCCGCCGTCAAAAACAGTAATATTCCCCAGTTGAATATGTTCAAATGCCTTAACCTGTTCCGAAGCGATTTCCTTCCATTGGTCAACCATCTTGTATTGGATGGCGATTTCGGGATTGCGTTCGGCAGCTTTCACCATGGCCTCGAAGCCTTCTGCTTCGGCCAGCAAGGACTTCTTCTTACCTTCCGCTTCTGCCTCCAGCTTCATCTGGATGGCCTTGGCTTCCGCCTGTGCTTTTGCCAGGATAGCTTCCGCTTCTGCATTTGCCTTACGTTTTATTTGCTCAGCCAATGCGTCCGCATCCAAGATAGCTTGCTGTTTGGCTATTTCGGCAGGAACAATCTTATCCGCTTTTAAAGCCTGTTCTACTTTGCGGGCTTTCGCTTCTTCTATCTCACGCTGTGCGTTTTCCTGTGCAGTGAGGACAGCAGCTTGCGTTCTGGCCTGTGCTTCACCGGCTTTTCTAGAGGCTTCCGCCTTGGTAACTTCCAGTTCCGCATTACTTTCGGCAACCTCTTTGGCAGCGTTATTTTGCCCGATGGCCGATTTCTTTTGTGCTTCCGCCTGCTTTATCTCCATATCGGACTGGAGCTCTGCAGTACGACTCTCCTGTTCGGTACGCGCCTGTTCCTTGTTTACTTCCATAGAGGCGCTGGCTTTGGCGATACGTGATTCTTTTTCGGCGTTTTCTTCCGCTACTTTCGATTCACGTTCCTTGTCGGCTATGGCTACTTTAATCTCCTCGTCACGTTGCGTATCGGCCAGTTGAGTGTTCTTGTCGCGGTTGGTTTCTGCTACTTTGGTGGCGCGCTCTTTTTGCTGTTCTGCAATCTTGATGGCCCCCAGTTTCTGCTGTTCTTCAATGTTGGCTAAGGCTTCATTCTTGGCTTTCGCTTCGGCTTCTTTTCCCAGATTGACGATATAGTCGGCTTCATCACGGATGTCGCTGATGTTGATGTTCATCAGGTAAAGGCCGAATTTCTTCAATTCGGAATCGATGTTTTTGCGGCAGTTCTCAAGGAATGTATCACGGTCGCTGTTCAGTTGTTCGATAGTCATATCGGCGATGACCAAACGCATTTGTCCGTAAACAACGTCTTTAATCAGTTCCTGTTGTGCCTCGATGTTCAGTCCCAGCAAGCGTTCGGCCGCATTCTGCATGACTTCGGGCTCTGTGCTTACGGCCACAGTGATGGTAGTGGGCACATCTACGCGGATGTTTTGTTTGGAGATGGCGCCGGTCAGTTTGCAGTCAATCTGCATGGGTTTCATGTTCAGGAAAGAGTATCCCTGAATGATGGGCCATACAAAAGCGGCTCCTCCGTGATACAGTTTAGCCGATTTCTTATCGCCGGTCTTACCATATACTACCAATACCTCGTCGCTCTTGCACTTGCGGTAACGACTTAAAATCCCGACGATGGTCAGGACGATGACAGCTACCAGAATAGCTGCATAAATGAGAATCTGCTCATCCATAAATGATTGCGTTTTTAGGGTTTATTTAATCAATATAATAGATTCCTTCCTTGTAATCCTTCAGTGTGAGGATATCGCCTTCCTGATAGCTTTTACCCTGTATGCTCCGCACGGTAAGTTCTCTTTGTGCACCATTGATGGCGATATAGACCACGTATTCTGTTCCTGCCTGTCCTTGTTCCTGACAGCGGGTATATATTTCGCATTTCCTGCCTATTAATTCTTCTCCCTGTTCGGGCTTATTTTCTTGTTTCAGCTTATAGCAGAGCTTATAAATCCAAGCTAGGACGAAAACAAAAAAGCTGCCGCTTATCACGGCGCCCAGATAATGCAAGACAATGTAGGGAGGCTGGCATAAATACATGAACCAACCGAAACCCATGCAGAAATGAATCAGCCCTTTGAAGGAGAGCACGCTGCTCATGTCTATATCGGCGTTGCCGTCGGCATTGACGTCTATGTCGGTGTCCATATTGCCGAAAAAGATGGATAAGATGAATTGCAGAAGAAAGATTCCCGTACTTACTAATGCAGCGAAAAAATATACGTTAGCTTCCATTTGAGTGATATATTTTGTGTTTATCTGTTTTTTCAATTCACAAAATAAAGCAATTAATCCGGAAAAGCAAGAAGATAAGGGAATAAATGTAGCTGCATGTATAGCTTTCGACGTTTTTATCCGTCCGGCGGAAAGTTTTCCCTAACTATTGGCATGTCTTTGAAAAGTTACGGGCAATCATTCGTGCGCACTATGCCCGTAACTTTTATAGGTTGTTCTACCTTGTATGTCCTGTTATAGGGAAACCAATGCCAGCGCCTTGTTCTCGGCAGCTTCCATAATCTCCCGTTCACCGGGCCCTTTGTCGTTGATGCCGCACAAGTGCAGGATACCATGAATAATCACCCGGTGAAGCTCGCGGTCGTAGGGTTGCTCAAACTGTTCCGCATTGGTGCGGACAGTATCCAGACTGATGAATAAATCACCGGAAATGCGATTACCTTCGCAATAGTCGAAAGTGATGATATCCGTGTAATAATCATGTTGCAGATACTGCTGGTTTACTTCCAGTATTTTATCGTCCGAGCAGAAGATATAAGCGATTTCTCCCACTCTTTTTCCATAGCAGGCGGCTACCTCTTTAATCCATTCGGTGGTTTCTTTCTTTTTGATATCGGGCATCTTTACCCCATCGGTTTGATAACTTATCATAGAATAACAAATTAGAAATGACAGGCAAAGATAGGTAAAGTATCTTGTTAGCGGTTCACTTTCGGGATATTTTCTAATAACTTTCTAATCTGGTCTGAGTTGATTATAATCGGTTTCACTTCTCATCGGGAAAAGGGCGTTGTACTTTTGTCACCCAAAAACAGAAAACAATGAAACAACGTGCTATTCTTTTCTTTTTTATAGGCATAATGACAGGAATACTGCAGGCACAGACCTTGACTCTGAAAGATGCCGGACAGCTTTTTCTGAAGCAGAACCTGTCTCTTATTGCAGCCCGGTATGATATGGACATTGCTCAGGCACAGGTATTGCAGGCCAGACTTTTTGAGAATCCCGTTATCTCGTTAGAGCAAAATGTGTACAATAGGCTGAATGGAAAATACTTTGACATGGGAAAGGACGGGGAGTCAGGAGTGGAGATAGAGCAGGTTATCAGTATTGCCGGGCAGCGTAGTAACCGTATCCGTCTGGAAAAAGTGAACAAGGAAATGGCCGGATATCAGTTTCAGGAAATCATGCGCACCTTGCATAGTGAGCTGAACGAACGATTTGTCGAGACTTATTTTCTGACTAGAAATATGGCTGTTTATGAAAAAGAAATAACTTCGTTGGAGCGCCTTCTGGCTGAGATGAAACTTCAACAACAGAAAGGAAACATTTCACTGATGGAAGCCTCGCGTCTGGAGGCCATGTTGCTTTCATTGAAGAAGGAAAGGAATGAGCAGGAGAATCAGCTGGTTGCCGCCCGGGGAGAATTGAACCTTCTTCTGAGCCTTCCTGCTGATGCGCGTCCTGAACTGCTACTGGATGAAAGTATGTTGAAACAGCTGGACTTGTCACAACTCTCTTATGCGGACTTGATGGCACGTATGACTGGACGTCCCGATTTAAAACTGGCCCGTACCTATATCCGTGCTTCGCAGGCGAACCTTAAACTTCAGAAGTCGCTGGCTTTTCCCGAAGTATCCTTTAAAGGGACTTATGACCGTGCCGGTAATTTTATCAATAATTACTTTGCTGTGGGGATCAGTTTCTCTGTTCCTATATTTAACCGTAATCAGGGTAATATAAAGTCGGCCCGCATCGAAATCATGAAAGCGGATAAGGAAAAGGAGTATGCCATGGGAAAAGCGGAGATGGAGCTTTTTACCGCTTATTCGCAGCTGGAGAAGGCGATGAATCTTTATCAGTCGGTGGATAGTGATTTGGAGCAGAACTTTGAGAAACTGATAGCGGGAGTGAATGAAACGTTCCGGAAACGTAGTATCAGTCTGTTGGAATTTATAGACTATTATGAGAGTTATAAAGAAACTTGTATACAGTTATATGACACACGTAAGGACTTGCTTCTGGCTATGGAGAATTTGAACCGAGTTATCGGACAAAATGTATTTAATTATTAATAACTTATCAATCAGAGAACAACAATGAATCAGAATATCTTTTTACTGGGCTTATTTTTTCCTCTTCTTTGTAACTGTTCGGCACCGGCTGAACAAACAGACACGACCAATGGGGGGATCTTCCTGACAGACAGTTTGAAACAAGTAGTGGCCATTGATACTGTAAGTATACAGGAGGTCACGATGGAACTTACCCTGAACGGTCGTGTTACTTTCAACCAAGAACAGGTGGCACGGGTGTATCCCATATTCGGGGGGACGGTGACGGAAGTCCATGCGGAAACGGGAGATTATGTGCAGAAAGGTGAGGTTCTGGCCGTAATCCGTAGCGGGGAAGTGGCCGACTATGAGAAACAGCAGAAAGATGCTGCCCAACAAGTGCTTACCGCCCGGCGTGCCATGGATGCGACTCAGGACATGTATGTTTCGGGCATAGCTTCGGAGCGCGATATGCTCCAGGCAAAGCAAGAACTGGCCGCAGCCGAGGCGGAGGATAAAAGGGTGAAGGAAGTTTTCTCCATTTATCATCTGTTGGGTAATTCCTTTTATCAAGTGAAGTCTCCGGTAGCGGGATTTATTGTCAATAAAAACATCAGCAAAGATATGCAGATACGTTCAGACCAGAGTGAGGAATTATTTACTGTATCGGGGTTGGAGAATGTCTGGGTGATGGCCGATGTCTATGAAAGTGATATCAGCAAAGTATGTGCAGGAGACAGGGTGGAGATTACTACACTGGCTTATCGGAACAGGAGTTTCGGAGGCACTATAGACAAAGTGTATCAGGTGCTGAATGACGAGAGTAAAACGATGAGCGTGCGCATAAAATTGCAAAATAAGGATTATCTGCTGAAGCCGGGTATGTTTACCAATGTAAAGGTGACTTGCAAGGCATCCGAGGAACGGATGGCACGGATAGACCCTCATTCGCTGGTTTTTGAGAATGGGAAGAATTATGTGGTAGCGGTAGACGGCGACGGCAGTCTTCAGGTGAAAGAGGTGGAGATTTACAAGCGGTCGGATAAGGAATGCTATCTCCGTTCCGGTGTTACCGGAGGCGATAAGATTCTTAACAAAAATGTTCTGTTGGTTTATAATGCTTTGAATGACGATTCTAAATAGAAGGAAAGTATGCATAAGTTTATTGATAATATAGTAGCTTTTTCACTGAAAAATAAATTTTTTATATTTTTCTGTACCACGATAGCGGTCATTGCAGGGGCGATATCTTTCAAACATACACCTGTAGATGCTTTTCCCGATGTGACGAACACGAAAGTGACCATAATCACCCAGTGGCCGGGGAGAAGTGCGGAAGAGGTGGAGAAATTCATCACTATCCCTGTTGAAATAGCGATGAATCCTGTTCAGAAGAAGACTGATATCCGTTCTACCACTCTTTTCGGTCTGTCTGTTATCAATGTGATGTTTGAGGACGATGTCGATGATTTCACAGCTCGCCAGCAGGTGTATAACTTGTTGAATGATGCTGATTTACCGGAAGGGGTCACTCCTGAAGTACAGCCGCTTTATGGCCCGACGGGAGAGATTTACCGCTACACTTTGCGCAGTGGCAAGCGTGATGTGCGCGAATTGAAAACAATTCAGGACTGGGTGATAGACCGCAATCTCCGTGCTGTGCCGGGTGTGGCTGATATTGTGAGTTTCGGTGGCGAGGTAAAGACTTTCGAAGTCAGTGTGAATCCCCATCAACTGATAAATTACGGTATTACTTCATTGGAGCTGTATGATGCTATTGCAAAGAGTAATATCAATGTCGGAGGA from Phocaeicola dorei encodes the following:
- a CDS encoding flotillin family protein translates to MDEQILIYAAILVAVIVLTIVGILSRYRKCKSDEVLVVYGKTGDKKSAKLYHGGAAFVWPIIQGYSFLNMKPMQIDCKLTGAISKQNIRVDVPTTITVAVSTEPEVMQNAAERLLGLNIEAQQELIKDVVYGQMRLVIADMTIEQLNSDRDTFLENCRKNIDSELKKFGLYLMNINISDIRDEADYIVNLGKEAEAKAKNEALANIEEQQKLGAIKIAEQQKERATKVAETNRDKNTQLADTQRDEEIKVAIADKERESKVAEENAEKESRIAKASASMEVNKEQARTEQESRTAELQSDMEIKQAEAQKKSAIGQNNAAKEVAESNAELEVTKAEASRKAGEAQARTQAAVLTAQENAQREIEEAKARKVEQALKADKIVPAEIAKQQAILDADALAEQIKRKANAEAEAILAKAQAEAKAIQMKLEAEAEGKKKSLLAEAEGFEAMVKAAERNPEIAIQYKMVDQWKEIASEQVKAFEHIQLGNITVFDGGNGTTSNFLQNVVSKVAPALGILDKLPIHDTYQNIVNPSSKENAQNEPEKEEFKPVDKDGKKRPSDTPPAPDKK
- the mnmG gene encoding tRNA uridine-5-carboxymethylaminomethyl(34) synthesis enzyme MnmG codes for the protein MDFKYDVIVIGAGHAGCEAAAAAANMGSKTCLITMDMNKIGQMSCNPAVGGIAKGQIVREIDALGGYMGLVTDRTAIQFRMLNRSKGPAMWSPRAQCDRGKFIWAWREILENTPNLHIWQDTVEELIVENGEATGVMTCWGVTFHAKCIVLTAGTFLNGLMHIGHKQLAGGRMAEPASYHLTESITHHGITAGRMKTGTPVRIDGRSVHYELMETQDGENDFHRFSFMSEPRKLKQLQCWTCFTNEEVHEVLRKGLPDSPLFNGQIQSIGPRYCPSIETKIVTFPDKPQHQLFLEPEGETTQELYLNGFSSSLPMDIQLAALKKVPAFKDLVVYRPGYAIEYDYFDPTQLKHTLESKIIKNLFLAGQVNGTTGYEEAGGQGIIAGINAHINCHGGEPFTLGRDEAYIGVLIDDLVTKGVDEPYRMFTSRAEYRILLRQDDADMRLTERAYKLGLVKQDRYEHLCSKREAVNQIIDFAKTFSIKAALINDALESLGTARLTHGCKLIDLLNRPQITIENIAGHIPAFKAMLDQITDRKEEVIEAAEVLIKYQGYIDRERMIAEKIHRLEAIRIKGKFDYNSLNSLSTEARQKLMKIDPETLAQASRIPGISPSDINVLLVLLGR
- the ybeY gene encoding rRNA maturation RNase YbeY, whose protein sequence is MISYQTDGVKMPDIKKKETTEWIKEVAACYGKRVGEIAYIFCSDDKILEVNQQYLQHDYYTDIITFDYCEGNRISGDLFISLDTVRTNAEQFEQPYDRELHRVIIHGILHLCGINDKGPGEREIMEAAENKALALVSL
- a CDS encoding efflux RND transporter periplasmic adaptor subunit, with translation MNQNIFLLGLFFPLLCNCSAPAEQTDTTNGGIFLTDSLKQVVAIDTVSIQEVTMELTLNGRVTFNQEQVARVYPIFGGTVTEVHAETGDYVQKGEVLAVIRSGEVADYEKQQKDAAQQVLTARRAMDATQDMYVSGIASERDMLQAKQELAAAEAEDKRVKEVFSIYHLLGNSFYQVKSPVAGFIVNKNISKDMQIRSDQSEELFTVSGLENVWVMADVYESDISKVCAGDRVEITTLAYRNRSFGGTIDKVYQVLNDESKTMSVRIKLQNKDYLLKPGMFTNVKVTCKASEERMARIDPHSLVFENGKNYVVAVDGDGSLQVKEVEIYKRSDKECYLRSGVTGGDKILNKNVLLVYNALNDDSK
- a CDS encoding TolC family protein gives rise to the protein MKQRAILFFFIGIMTGILQAQTLTLKDAGQLFLKQNLSLIAARYDMDIAQAQVLQARLFENPVISLEQNVYNRLNGKYFDMGKDGESGVEIEQVISIAGQRSNRIRLEKVNKEMAGYQFQEIMRTLHSELNERFVETYFLTRNMAVYEKEITSLERLLAEMKLQQQKGNISLMEASRLEAMLLSLKKERNEQENQLVAARGELNLLLSLPADARPELLLDESMLKQLDLSQLSYADLMARMTGRPDLKLARTYIRASQANLKLQKSLAFPEVSFKGTYDRAGNFINNYFAVGISFSVPIFNRNQGNIKSARIEIMKADKEKEYAMGKAEMELFTAYSQLEKAMNLYQSVDSDLEQNFEKLIAGVNETFRKRSISLLEFIDYYESYKETCIQLYDTRKDLLLAMENLNRVIGQNVFNY